aatttcCAAGTATAGGagcataaaagagaaaaagagttccaacttccaacaacaataagtgGTGACTATCAAGCAAGTCAACTTCGATTTACAGTGTATGTTAAATATACTGTATGGCATTTGAAAATCAGTTGCTTGACCTAGGCTAACACCATTTGTCTTGCCCTAAGATTTGCTAATGGTGCTTCAAGTGAAAATTGGATACATATGGAATATGTACACTCGTAACACCATAACCATTCATTCAATGATGTtgtaatttgtaaataaaagtccaaaaatattaataatttagcaATTTGATCCATGGTTTTAAATTTCACTTGAACCAAAAGTACggaaaattttggttttcagCAAAATCCAGCTCTGGCTCCAGCTTTTATCCACAAATGGGCATTATTACTCTATTGAAAATAACCAAGCAACTTATCGTCATTTTCATTATCTTGAATTCCACAATGGGATCATAGAGCTATGTAATTATCATCAATACATATATCCCTCAGTGAACATACACAACTATAAACCACGCAGAAAAAGCAGAACATAAAAcctgaaaattttatttgaaaagacaAACAGCATTATGAATCAATTTCCTTTGCTTATCTAGGTTTCACTTGCATTTCAATGTTTTTCCtacatttcttaaacaaaaaactacaGGTTTCCTATTTGTAATTTACTGTCAAATTAAAATGGGCTAAAGTGAAAGAATCATGGAAATCACCAAACCAAGGTAGAATTCAGAACACTGAAACCACAACATAAAACCATGACACGCACCTCAGCTTCTTCCTTGCTCATGCCTTCCTTCCATGCTTGATCGAAGAAACCATACAAGTAAGTGGAACCAGATCCTGTAAGATACAATTTTCATTGAAGCAGTGACATAAATTCAATCATCATATTGGTATATTCCACCAAGCAGATCAGCTCATGGAAGGCAGTTAAGGTAATCATGAAGGAAAgttaaaaattgtaaaactttACAAAGATATAAAGCCAACTCcaacacaataaaataaaaagtaataaaaaaataagttagacTTGCACTGTTTGGTAATCAAAATTCACACAAATGCTCAAAAACTTTTGAGGTACCCCAAAAAGAGGCTATGTAATTTAGCCATATAAGAAAATCAATGGGTAGGTGCATCATCATAGAGTGATATAGGAAGAATGCTGCCAATTCTAGATCTTACTTGACAGGCTATACTTACCGCCAATAGTGAAAGGTTCCTTCAAGATAGTCCCTCCAAGCGGAACTGAGTAAATCTGTCCCCCTTCATATTTATCCCAGCCACCAACAATGAGGCCAGTTTGAAGCATGTTCTGAAAATCAATGGTGAAAATTAGAGTAGAACAAAACATTCAAAAGAACCACAGTATTCATCAAATCATGTGATTATATCACAGATCATGTGCCATGCGTGATATATTTGAAAGAAAGGTAGCAAACAGATGACAGAATAATAGCTCTTATATTTTACATACAAAAAATTGCTCACATAAGTGTTAGTGTACAGAAAGAGCTTACCACTTTAGGCCTAAAACCAGTTGGTAGGGAAAATATGCAGGCATACTAGGAAAATTCTATGGCGGTCacacaattaaaatttaaaagaaaaggatatATATAAGGAATGATACAATGTCATTACCATTAAAACCAAACTGAAATCCATTGTGGTATAGAAATAATCCCAACTATCCAATTTCTAAGACACAAGTTGGTAATGAGGATTACCTTGTTCTGGTATGACAATAACCTAACCAAATTAGCAGCAACTTTGACTGTTGCCGGTTCCCCCAGTTGAATCCTGTGttcaaaaaagaataaaaaaagtgtACACAATTTTTTACACATGATTGAAACCATAATGATATAACGAATTTACTAGGATATAAACACCATTTCAACAATAAGGAATTTATAAAGGGCTACAGGACAAATACATATAACAAAGAGATAATAATAGCAATGTTAATTACTGTTGAAAACAGGTCTTGAAGGAAAAAGAATGTGACAAATATAACGGCAACAAAACACAAGTTTATAAACTTACGTGTGCTGCTCAAGAAAATATCTGACATAATCAGAGACAATCTGGGAATCAGCAGCCTGCcatgaaaaaagaaatttataaattgaatCTAGGTATGCAGAAAAAGAATGTAGAGTAATAGTCtctatttatttacataaaccTGTTTCTTACAGCAAAGTCAATACCAAAACAAATTCCACACATTCATTGCCActaatcaagaagaaaaatgcaACTTCAAACTGTCATAGTTCGTAGTGAGAATTGTACAGTCTACAACTAAGCCTCATTAACTAAACAGAGCAAAATGATATATGTACCAGTGGCACATAATTTTTAACATATCACACCAATAAGGGTAACAAAATCAATGTTAGGTAGTCCTTTATGGGCCTCCTACACTAAGCAAAGGCCCACCTAAATTCCACAGATTGCTTTATGTCCATATTTACAGCAAGAACACAACTTATGTGCCCCACCAAAGAATTAGGACATATTTGTTTTTCGTTTCTCtattaaataaaaggaaaaaaggatAATCACAAAGAAAATGAGAGTAACATTCAAAGGGAAAAGGGAAGCAAAGCCCTACAATATAAAGCAAAACCAATTATCATCCATACATATGAGAAGTCAAGAAACACAGATAAACCATTGAATGAGTGAGGCAACATACAACAAAGCAAAAACAACCATCATTCAAATCAATAAGCACAGATATagaagagaaaacaagaaatagaCAGATAATCCATTCAATAAAGAAAGTGAAGCATCATAACACAGAGGAAGGCCAACAATCAATAAAGCCAATCATGCTGATATGCATGGGAACTCAAGAAATACATAGACAATAAAACAGAGCAAAATCAACAATCACTAAAACCAATCAGTTATGAAATGAATGAGAAACGAACAAATACACGGATAAtccattcaacaaaaaaaagaagaaaagagaagtcaATCTATAAAACAGAGCAAACCCAAAGCAAATGATCATCAAAACCAATAGGTGTTCATCAACATGAGATATAAACATGCACAAAAGATAATCCATTCAATAGAAAAAGAGTAGTGAATCCTCACAAAACAGAGCAAATCCAGCCACCATTCGAACAAATTAAGGCTGATATCATGAGAAATAAAGCAATATAGATAACCAACTTAATAATCCACAAAAAAATCCACAGAATAATCAGTAAATACCGATCCCGAACGGCAGACGTAGACATTGTCCGTCAGCTGCGTGATCTTATCCGACGCTCGATTGGCGACATACATCCCTAAACACTCACAAAATCagaagaaaatcaaattaaaaaaacacaaatacgaGCTCAAATTCAAGCCAGTAACAGAAGACAACCCTCTCTTTTCCCAAAATTTCTTCAGATCTaccaaaaaaaatccaaagaatgGGTACCTGTGCTGGTCCTCGAGTCGGCACCAAGAACAACGCCACCGTCGTAGGTGACCCCGATGATCGTAGTTCCCATCGAGTGGGGAGCATTATGCAAGCCTTccatgaagagagagagagaagcgcTGGATTAGGGAGCAAGAAAGAGAGTCAAggtaagccctagcggagtctTGTATTGCAAGGTCTGTGGAGACCTTTAAATAAGGTGACTTATTTTAAGGGCCACTGGTGGTTCACATACcaacctaaaaatattaaaaaaaaaaaattgataatccTATTATCACTAAATTTAGTATTTATTGGATTACAATGGTaatctcataattttttatatttaacaaattaattaccaTGACAATCAAACATGCTAATGAACTATTTCCACTAATAAGAGTTCCTAatcaaacatggttatattaaattaccataATATTCCCAACTATATAACATtctcactcatattaccatggtaatttCGTTATGTGGTAATATGTTATTACTACGAATCAAACGGCCCCAAATATTCATAGATTAAACTATTGTAAATTTCATTTCAaccttaaattttaatatatatatatatatatatatatatggggtgGGGCAATACTTCCCCTCCCTACTTTCGTAGAATTTCCAcggaaaatgaaaagcaagagagAGACtgggagagattttttttttttaagaaaaagagcTACTTTGTAGCTagtttattaaatgaaaataagaggAACCAGAAACAACATATACAAAGAGAAGAGGTTAACTTTAATGGctaagggcctgtttggatatatagtaaattttttcgcaggaattttattccataggattcAAAAATGATTCATGTGGAATTTACTATAGGAAAAATTCCTATAGAATGTTGTTTGGATGTGCATAGGAATTTTTCCataggaatttttaattttgtaaaaataaaattagtcgttaaagtttttttaaaaaactagccgttgaagtttttgaaaaactagCCATTAGAGTTTT
The DNA window shown above is from Dioscorea cayenensis subsp. rotundata cultivar TDr96_F1 chromosome 12, TDr96_F1_v2_PseudoChromosome.rev07_lg8_w22 25.fasta, whole genome shotgun sequence and carries:
- the LOC120273041 gene encoding proteasome subunit beta type-6-like gives rise to the protein MEGLHNAPHSMGTTIIGVTYDGGVVLGADSRTSTGMYVANRASDKITQLTDNVYVCRSGSAADSQIVSDYVRYFLEQHTIQLGEPATVKVAANLVRLLSYQNKNMLQTGLIVGGWDKYEGGQIYSVPLGGTILKEPFTIGGSGSTYLYGFFDQAWKEGMSKEEAEKLVVKAVSLAIARDGASGGVVRTVIINADGVTRNFYPGDTLPLWHEELEAHNSLLDILSSDSPVPMST